A single Chanos chanos chromosome 8, fChaCha1.1, whole genome shotgun sequence DNA region contains:
- the LOC115819579 gene encoding odorant receptor 131-2-like, with protein MTNNKTTSEVLFIHQQIFHVLGAPTVTRFAMALFVALFFVYVNGVLLFVLWSKPVFKETPRYILFAHMLLNDSIQLLISLILYICTLAFLQLAKAVCFLLVFVATSTFNNAPLNLVVMSLERYVAICFPLRHSEIATRRRTCVAVGVIWIIGSINCMIDTLFAVVTEPKSFHLLMFCTRERTFIAPWQADMYLAFNVFYFVSVTIIIVFTYISIIVAARSVSTNKESTKKAHRTVLLHLIQLGLCLTSFLYGTIERILAMTSNSTLFWHLRYLNFLIVLLLPRCLSPLIYGLRDDTVRNLFRHYFCCRPSVIKPVRINPTFTLGGARASKFALPGLSTLSNTVDALA; from the coding sequence ATGACTAACAATAAAACCACTTCAGaggttttattcattcatcaacAGATATTCCATGTGCTAGGTGCACCAACGGTGACAAGATTTGCCATGGCTCTGTTTGTGGCActgttctttgtgtatgtgaatgggGTTCTGCTCTTCGTTCTGTGGAGTAAACCTGTGTTTAAGGAGACTCCTCGCTACATTCTTTTTGCTCACATGTTACTCAATGATTCTATCCAGCTGCTAATATCTTTGATTCTTTATATTTGTACTCTGGCTTTCCTTCAGCTGGCCAAGgctgtttgctttcttttagtttttgtgGCCACGTCCACTTTTAATAACGCTCCTTTAAACCTGGTTGTGATGTCTCTAGAACGCTATGTAGCCATATGCTTTCCATTAAGACACAGTGAGATAGCTACCCGGAGACGGACTTGCGTTGCTGTAGGCGTGATCTGGATTATCGGCTCTATCAACTGCATGATCGACACTCTTTTTGCGGTGGTGACGGAACCGAAATCTTTCCACTTGCTCATGTTTTGCACCAGGGAGAGAACCTTCATAGCTCCGTGGCAGGCAGATATGTATCTAGCCTTTAAcgtgttttactttgtttcagtgacaatcatcattgtttttacatACATCAGCATCATAGTCGCAGCAAGGTCTGTCTCCACAAATAAAGAATCTACTAAGAAAGCCCACAGGACGGTATTACTACATCTCATTCAGCTGGGCCTGTGTCTCACCTCTTTCCTGTATGGAACTATTGAGCGAATATTGGCAATGACAAGTAACAGCACCCTGTTCTGGCATCTTCGTTATCTAAATTTCCTTATCGTTCTCCTTCTTCCTCGATGTCTTAGCCCACTCATATATGGCCTTAGAGATGACACTGTACGGAATTTGTTCCGACACTACTTTTGTTGTCGTCCTTCTGTTATCAAGCCTGTTCGTATTAACCCTACGTTCACACTGGGAGgggcgagagcgtcaaaattCGCTCTACCAGGCCTATCAACGCTGtcgaacactgtggacgctctggcGTAG
- the LOC115819577 gene encoding odorant receptor 131-2-like, translating into MANNKTTSEVLFIHQQIFHVVDATMLTKFAMALLVALFFVYVNGVLLFVLWSKPVFKETPRYILFAHMLLNDSIQLLISLILYICALTSLQLAKAVCFLLVFVATSTFNSAPLNLAVMSLERYVAICFPLRHSEIATRRRTCVAIGVIWIIGSINFMIDILFALVTEPKSFHLLIYCTRERIFIAPWQADKYLAFNVFYFVSVTIIIAFTYISIIVAARSVSTNKESAKKAHRTVLLHLIQLGLCLTSFLYGTIERVLAMTSNSTLFLDLRYLNFLIVLLLPRCLSPLIYGLRDDTVRNLFRHYFCCRPAEIKPVRTNPTFTLGGTRASKFALPGLPTLWTLWRR; encoded by the coding sequence ATGGCTAACAATAAAACCACTTCAGaggttttattcattcatcaacAGATATTCCATGTGGTAGATGCAACAATGCTGACAAAATTTGCCATGGCTCTGTTAGTGGCActgttctttgtgtatgtgaatgggGTTCTGCTCTTCGTTCTGTGGAGTAAACCTGTGTTTAAGGAGACTCCTCGCTACATTCTTTTTGCTCACATGTTACTCAATGATTCTATCCAGCTGCTAATATCTTTGATTCTTTACATCTGTGCTCTGACTTCCCTTCAGCTGGCCAAGgctgtttgctttcttttagtttttgtgGCCACGTCCACCTTTAATAGCGCTCCTTTAAACCTGGCTGTGATGTCTCTAGAACGCTACGTAGCTATATGCTTTCCATTAAGACACAGTGAGATAGCTACCCGGAGACGGACTTGCGTTGCTATAGGCGTGATCTGGATTATCGGCTCTATCAACTTCATGATAGACATTCTTTTTGCGCTGGTAACGGAACCGAAATCTTTCCACTTGCTCATTTATTGCACCAGGGAGAGAATCTTCATAGCCCCCTGGCAGGCAGACAAGTATCTAGCCTTTAAcgtgttttactttgtttcagTGACAATCATCATTGCTTTTACATACATCAGCATCATAGTCGCAGCAAGGTCTGTCTCCACTAATAAAGAATCTGCTAAGAAAGCCCACAGGACGGTATTACTACATCTCATTCAGCTGGGCTTGTGTCTCACCTCTTTCCTGTATGGAACTATTGAGCGAGTATTGGCAATGACAAGTAACAGCACCCTGTTTTTGGATCTTCGTTATCTAAATTTCCTCAttgttctccttcttcctcGATGTCTTAGCCCACTTATATATGGCCTTAGAGATGACACTGTACGGAATTTGTTCCGACACTACTTTTGTTGTCGTCCTGCTGAGATCAAGCCTGTTCGTACTAACCCTACGTTCACACTGGGAGGGACGAGAGCGTCAAAATTCGCTCTACCAGGCCTACCAACGCTGTGGACGCTCTGGCGTAGGTGA
- the LOC115819580 gene encoding odorant receptor 131-2-like: MTANNKTTSEVLFIHQQIFHVLDAPMLTKFAIALLVALFFVYVNGVLLFVLWSKPVFKETPRYILFAHMLLNDSIQLLISLILYICSLAFLQLAKVVCFLLVFVATSTFSNAPLNLVVMSLERYAAICFPLRHSEIATRRRTCVAIGVIRIIGSINFMIDTLFAVVTEPKSFHLLMFCTRERTFIAPWQADMYLAFNVFYFVSVTVIIVFTYISIIVAARSVSTNKESTKKAHRTVLLHLIQLGLCLTSFLYGTIERILAMTSNSKLFSDLRYLNFLIVLLLPRCLSPLIYGLRDDAVRNLFRHYFCCRSAEIKPVRINPTFTLGGARASKLALLGLPTLSNAVDALT, from the coding sequence ATGACAGCTAACAATAAAACCACTTCAGAGGTTTTATTCATACATCAACAGATATTCCATGTGCTAGATGCACCAATGCTGACAAAATTTGCCATAGCTCTGTTAGTGGCACTGTTCTTTGTGTATGTCAATGGGGTTCTGCTCTTTGTACTGTGGAGTAAACCTGTGTTTAAGGAGACTCCTCGCTACATTCTTTTTGCTCACATGTTACTCAATGATTCTATCCAGCTGCTAATATCTCTGATTCTTTATATCTGTTCGCTGGCTTTCCTTCAGCTGGCCAAGgttgtttgctttcttttagtttttgtgGCCACGTCCACCTTTAGTAACGCTCCTTTAAACCTGGTTGTGATGTCTCTAGAACGCTACGCAGCTATATGCTTTCCATTAAGACACAGTGAGATAGCTACCCGGAGACGGACTTGCGTTGCTATAGGCGTGATCAGGATTATCGGCTCTATCAACTTCATGATCGACACTCTTTTTGCGGTGGTGACGGAACCGAAATCTTTCCACTTGCTCATGTTTTGCACCAGGGAGAGAACCTTCATAGCTCCGTGGCAGGCAGATATGTATCTAGCTTTTAAcgtgttttactttgtttcagtgacagtcatcattgtttttacatACATCAGCATCATAGTCGCAGCAAGGTCTGTCTCCACAAATAAAGAATCTACTAAGAAAGCCCACAGGACGGTATTACTACATCTTATTCAGCTGGGCCTGTGTCTCACCTCTTTCCTGTATGGAACTATTGAGCGAATATTGGCAATGACAAGTAACAGCAAACTGTTTTCGGATCTTCGTTATCTAAATTTCCTCAttgttctccttcttcctcGATGTCTTAGCCCACTCATATATGGCCTTAGAGATGACGCTGTACGGAATTTGTTTCGACACTACTTTTGTTGTCGTTCTGCTGAGATCAAGCCTGTTCGCATTAACCCTACGTTCACACTGGGAGgggcgagagcgtcaaaattAGCTCTACTAGGCCTACCAACGCTGTCGAACGctgtggacgctctgacgtAG